A stretch of Coccidioides posadasii str. Silveira chromosome 2, complete sequence DNA encodes these proteins:
- a CDS encoding uncharacterized protein (EggNog:ENOG410PFMB~COG:A~TransMembrane:1 (o1537-1555i)) has product MRRRHILLAWYANLWSRTVDLVGDYAGDELFIIEGDSLLLHVFSDKQLDFNPGFQLLHATYILEKFLQGLHQRKCNFHLVFFKEHAQLCVPPNATRDVYCKCLLAREAIVQHLQGNLSTAVPSIKVKLFDSYWSTDFLNYLTTSATYFIMCHDGAFSKMVPGHGSSSGSVDDNQDDDNDGDDVVEELDDETGILSLVESPDADGSEEIDDEDASDKSSIQGPIHALGFRYMINWFVGRGYNIALVNGIECRDTKVMAMIIEGNSLVAKKISRRLAGETLHSDSRFEDADSDSDLEPNSAREIPFLQLTRSSPAEIFEQLGSSENREIIQKLLDSVDRYQGAGLSQRELVLIVTLSLMFKSGLLSAGETKASCALILHAALMHECRLTDRVVKPADIVTGSHYFESFVGAAHMVLTSNSWRKVVTDNFIRCDLADLIDGRLFFHSLGRHATRASFEPSVISKFDTLASCLERLCGVCLQLEPLALGDQATKQELEKGKTVPTDKSTKPVLPFSHPVFNTHLAPVHLLLDKSEDPNMKKETFRVFKELSHWHNHHHAVGGKSNAMKMTEKQAFFAKRRNQFFMAEMRDYAASLTNATGGLLEPETVFVRSGKDTKPKPSSSSKAIEHPPPKFKEKKGSTKSSAKNKPSVKDVAAAANEKKRSEMVEKQIQIWIAMKAIFDKETQPATRFLKAKQYLATRPSHKRAIIQAEVSIYLLSILVELWIAKCVAGERRRFLHIAAFIWDMVCSMAKMKEAITLEIASYLTNTIKALGLPAELDIHPGRKLSKSSVSSPVFPSGKVGSLDIGLSPTEFQLLHAAPFLDRNMGSAPDPRVRDFEPDEWQRKVLDEIDAKRSLFVVAPTSAGKTFISFYAMKKVLEDDDDGVLVYVAPTKALVNQIAAEIQARFSKSFKHGGKSVWGIHTRDYRINNPTGCQVLVTVPHILQIMLLSPANATSWSSRVKRIIFDEVHCIGQVDDGVVWEQLLLLAPCPIIALSATIGNPQKFSTVTLIFENMCTNHPRGFFLMAFQPLFHFPPGLDNAAGMAFMHPVASLVVDRLRGMPDDLTLEARDCWMLWRAMMKYQSQDFPVEKYLDPAVALPNVIRKVDIVHWEAKLKALLKTWIEDPKSPFEMVLGDLEHSVRAASRPEVQISSGKITTSENPRKVIARHYLNTTLPLACSLHEQGGLPALFFNYDRSGCEDMCRHLLEQLENAEKQWKDSSSAWKDKLAGWEAWKSSEEKLAKKNPAEAKKKGKRKDEGDGISQEDRMRETLSPETSSYELFDPTAPVDGFHFADLKKLTPSEFDEYAFRLRGRSDEWLIKALRRGIGVHHAGMNRKYRQVCEMLFRKGYLRVVIATGTLALGINMPCKTVVFSGDSVFLTALNFRQAAGRAGRRGFDMLGNVVFQGLPYSKVCHLLSSKLPDLNGHFPITTSLVLRLFALLHESKLAPNAVKMINSVLSSARIYLGGGEAKHSVLHHLRFSIEYLRRSHLLGPTGVPLNFAGCVSHLYFVENASFAFHALLKGGYFHRLCEDVNRRPKVILLNMMLVMSHLFGRRWIRPSILENLKMASKKSTSLVVLPHLPPEAAKILKQSNQETLSIYSSYVKTFVDQHISETDCTLPLTGMKCGGDRSLESLKTPFSRPVRYISAFYALSGHEDNWETIADLCTTVRNGVWLEKTVVPYVGVFPDEEGQLPLNAYLYDFYKHGNDQALEKYNGIRKGDIWFVLNDFSLVLATIVTSFENLLKLSPVVDADMLDVMGTGDANEEELDVETIQNEASNVPTGKPNPTDLPTGQAPSTTSASSAIVAVPRRKAVADSWEDEAEGNEEEEETSKLVESKSKKKENDLEDWRRARDEVSMSAIGGKDERILNVLKSFKLLQTEFNQKFKEMWA; this is encoded by the exons ATGCGAAGGAGACACATACTTTTAGCCTG GTACGCAAATCTATGGTCTCGAACCGTTGACCTCGTAGGAGATTATGCGGGCGATGAACTCTTCATAATCGAAGGCGACTCGCTTCTCCTTCACGTATTTTCGGACAAGCAGCTAGACTTCAACCCCGGGTTCCAGCTGCTCCACGCAACCTACATCCTAGAAAAGTTCCTTCAGGGATTACACCAGCGAAAGTGTAACTTTCACCTTGTCTTTTTTAAGGAGCATGCTCAGCTTTGTGTGCCTCCGAATGCTACCCGAGATGTCTACTGCAAGTGTCTTCTAGCTCGGGAAGCTATAGTGCAGCATTTGCAAGGTAATCTTAGCACAGCCGTTCCTTCTATCAAGGTCAAGCTGTTCGATTCATATTGGTCCACTGACTTCTTGAATTACTTGACTACTTCGGCGACTTATTTCATCATGTGCCATGACGGTGCCTTTTCTAAGATGGTGCCTGGGCATGGTTCTAGTTCCGGCTCTGTTGACGATAATCAAGATGACGACAACGATGGCGATGATGTCGTGGAGGAACTCGATGACGAAACGGGCATCCTTTCCCTAGTTGAATCTCCAGACGCAGATGGTTCGGAAGAAATAGACGATGAGGATGCCTCGGACAAAAGTTCGATTCAAGGGCCCATACATGCTCTCGGATTTCGATATATGATAAATTGGTTTGTTGGTCGGGGTTATAATATAGCTCTGGTCAATGGTATAGAATGTCGGGATACGAAG GTTATGGCAATGATTATCGAAGGAAATTCTCTGGTAGCCAAGAAAATATCTCGGAGGCTCGCTGGTGAGACGCTTCATTCTGACAGCCGCTTCGAGGATGCAGATAGCGACTCCGATTTGGAGCCTAACTCCGCCAGAGAGATCCCTTTTCTACAACTTACTCGCTCAAGTCCAGCCGAAATCTTCGAACAATTAGGTAGCTCTGAAAACAGAGAAATTATCCAAAAGCTTTTGGATAGTGTGGACCGCTATCAAGGTGCGGGTCTAAGCCAAAGAGAACTAGTGCTCATTGTGACTCTGAGTTTGATGTTCAAATCCGGCCTCCTGAGTGCTGGAGAGACGAAAGCTTCATGTGCTTTGATCTTGCATGCAGCTCTGATGCATGAGTGCCGTCTCACTGATCGTGTAGTCAAACCTGCAGACATAGTCACAGGAAGTCACTATTTTGAGAGCTTCGTTGGTGCTGCACACATGGTCCTCACGTCCAATTCGTGGAGAAAAGTTGTTACAGATAACTTTATACGCTGTGACCTTGCAGACTTGATCGATGGCCGGCTCTTCTTCCATTCCTTAGGTAGACATGCTACCCGTGCTAGTTTTGAGCCTTCGGTCATTTCAAAATTTGACACTCTCGCATCCTGTCTGGAGCGCCTCTGCGGTGTTTGCTTACAGCTCGAACCATTAGCTCTAG GGGATCAAGCGACAAAACAGGAACTCGAAAAGGGCAAAACTGTTCCCACAGACAAGAGCACCAAACCGGTTCTCCCCTTCAGCCACCCTGTCTTTAATACCCATCTCGCTCCTGTTCATCTATTACTTGATAAATCTGAAGACCCGAATATGAAGAAGGAGACCTTTAGGGTGTTCAAAGAGCTCAGCCACTGGCATAATCACCATCATGCAGTTGGTGGCAAGAGTAACGCCATGAAAATGACAGAGAAGCAGGCTTTTTTTGCAAAACGACGTAACCAGTTCTTCATGGCTGAGATGAGGGATTATGCAGCCAGCTTAACCAACGCCACAGGCGGATTGCTTGAGCCGGAGACGGTATTTGTGCGCTCCGGGAAGGATACGAAGCCAAAGCCATCAAGTTCATCGAAGGCTATAGAGCATCCGCCTCCTAAATTTAAGGAGAAAAAAGGCTCCACGAAATCTAGCGCTAAAAATAAACCTTCTGTAAAGGATGTTGCTGCAGCCGCAAATGAGAAAAAGCGCAGCGAAATGGTTGAAAAGCAAATTCAAATATGGATAGCCATGAAGGCCATATTCGACAAAGAGACTCAACCCGCAACACGCTTTCTTAAGGCGAAGCAGTATCTTGCTACTCGTCCAAGTCACAAGCGGGCAATCATCCAAGCTGAAGTTTCGATCTACCTGCTTAGCATCTTGGTCGAGTTATGGATAGCCAAATGTGTCGCTGGTGAACGGCGTCGTTTCCTCCATATCGCGGCCTTTATTTGGGATATGGTTTGTAGCATGGCGAAAATGAAGGAAGCTATCACATTAGAGATTGCCTCATACCTTACCAACACCATTAAGGCCCTTGGACTACCAGCAGAGCTTGACATTCATCCAGGGCGAAAattatcaaaatcatctgtCAGTTCTCCGGTCTTTCCTTCGGGAAAAGTGGGAAGCTTGGATATTGGGCTGTCGCCTACCGAGTTTCAACTGCTCCATGCTGCTCCATTTTTGGATAGGAATATGGGCTCGGCACCCGATCCTCGTGTCCGCGACTTCGAGCCAGATGAGTGGCAACGTAAAGTATTAGATGAGATTGACGCGAAGAGGAGCTTATTTGTGGTTGCACCCACCTCCGCAGGAAAGACCTTTATCTC ATTTTATGCTATGAAAAAGGTCCtcgaagatgatgacgacggCGTTTTGGTATACGTTGCTCCAACCAAAGCACTTGTCAACCAAATTGCTGCAGAAATTCAGGCTCGATTCTCCAAATCGTTCAAACACGGTGGGAAGTCTGTATGGGGCATACACACACGCGACTACCGCATAAATAACCCTACAGGTTGCCAGGTTCTGGTCACAGTCCCGCATATCCTGCAAATAATGCTCCTCTCACCGGCGAATGCGACCTCATGGTCGTCGCGAGTGAAGAGAATCATTTTTGATGAAGTACACTGTATTGGTCAAGTTGACGATGGTGTTGTATGGGAACAGCTCCTTCTTCTTGCCCCTTGTCCCATTATAGCGCTTTCAGCCACAATTGGAAACCCACAAAAGTTTT CCACCGTTACTCTGATCTTCGAAAATATGTGTACAAACCACCCAAGAGGTTTCTTTTTAATGGCCTTCCAGCCTCTGTTCCATTTCCCCCCCGGCCTTGACAATGCGGCTGGGATGGCGTTTATGCACCCAGTAGCATCTCTGGTAGTGGATCGTTTGAGAGGAATGCCGGACGACCTAACTCTTGAAGCTCGCGATTGCTGGATGTTATGGAGGGCTATGATGAAATATCAAAGTCAAGATTTTCCAGTTGAAAAATATCTTGACCCCGCGGTCGCTCTGCCTAACGTTATTCGCAAGGTCGACATTGTCCACTGGGAAGCAAAACTAAAGGCCCTGCTGAAGACTTGGATTGAGGATCCAAAATCGCCATTTGAAATGGTTCTAGGGGATCTAGAACATTCCGTGCGTGCTGCAAGCCGGCCGGAGGTTCAAATCTCGTCTGGAAAGATCACGACATCAGAAAATCCAAGAAAGGTTATTGCGCGCCACTACTTGAACACGACTCTCCCTTTGGCGTGCTCGCTGCATGAGCAAGGAGGTCTTCCAGCACTCTTTTTTAATTATGATCGAAGTGGTTGTGAGGACATGTGCCGCCATCTCCTCGAGCAGCTCGAAAATGCTGAGAAACAATGGAAAGACTCGAGTTCTGCCTGGAAAGATAAACTTGCTGGTTGGGAGGCTTGGAAAAGTTCTGAGGAGAAGTTAGCTAAGAAAAACCCAGCAGAagcgaaaaagaaaggtaaaagaaaagatgagGGCGATGGCATATCACAAGAGGATCGTATGCGAGAAACACTGAGCCCTGAGACCAGCTCTTATGAGCTATTCGACCCTACAGCTCCAGTGGATGGATTCCATTTTGCGGATCTTAAGAAGCTCACACCCTCAGAATTTGATGAGTATGCTTTCAGATTGAGAGGACGATCTGATGAGTGGCTAATCAAAGCTTTACGCCGTGGTATTGGTGTTCATCACGCGGGTATGAACCGTAAATATCGTCAGGTTTGTGAGATGCTTTTCCGTAAGGGATACCTGCGCGTGGTGATAGCCACTGGAACTCTCGCTCTCGGTATCAACATGCCATGCAAAACTGTTGTTTTTTCAGGTGACTCTGTTTTTCTCACTGCGCTTAACTTCCGTCAGGCTGCCGGTCGTGCCGGTCGTCGCGGCTTTGACATGCTCGGAAATGTTGTCTTCCAAGGCCTACCCTACTCAAAGGTCTGTCACTTGCTCAGCTCTAAACTTCCAGATCTTAATGGGCATTTCCCGATCACAACAAGCCTGGTTCTTCGCCTTTTTGCGTTGTTACATGAATCAAAGCTAGCACCTAATGCAGTGAAGATGATCAACTCAGTTTTGTCATCTGCACGCATCTATCTCGGCGGAGGAGAGGCAAAACATTCTGTTTTGCACCACTTGCGATTCTCTATTGAATACCTACGTCGTAGCCACCTTCTTGGCCCCACTGGTGTCCCTCTAAACTTTGCAGGCTGTGTGTCCCATCTCTATTTCGTCGAGAATGCTAGCTTTGCTTTCCATGCATTGTTGAAAGGAGGCTATTTCCATCGCTTATGCGAAGATGTTAATCGCAGGCCCAAAGTAATTCTCCTTAATATGATGCTCGTTATGTCACATCTTTTTGGGCGTCGATGGATTCGGCCATCAATCTTGGAAAATCTCAAGATGGCATCCAAAAAGTCTACATCGCTGGTTGTCCTTCCCCATTTACCACCAGAGGCAGCCAAGATTCTGAAGCAAAGCAACCAAGAGACTCTCTCAATCTATAGCTCGTATGTCAAAACCTTTGTTGATCAGCACATTTCAGAGACAGATTGCACTCTTCCTCTCACTGGGATGAAATGCGGGGGGGACCGGTCCCTTGAATCGCTAAAGACTCCTTTTTCACGGCCTGTCCGTTATATTTCCGCGTTTTACGCTTTATCCGGGCATGAAGATAACTGGGAAACCATTGCTGATCTTTGCACAACGGTACGTAATGGTGTTTGGTTGGAGAAGACTGTTGTCCCTTATGTGGGAGTGTTTCCCGACGAAGAAGGCCAGTTGCCACTGAATGCGTATCTGTACGATTTCTACAAGCATGGGAATGATCAGGCCCTCGAGAAATACAACGGCATTCGCAAGGGCGATATATGGTTTGTGCTTAACGACTTCTCCCTGGTCCTTGCTACCATTGTGACTAGCTTTGAGAACCTCCTCAAGCTCTCACCAGTGGTGGACGCCGATATGCTGGATGTCATGGGCACCGGTGATgcaaatgaagaagaattgGATGTCGAAACTATTCAGAATGAAGCCAGCAACGTACCAACGGGAAAGCCAAACCCTACGGATCTTCCGACAGGACAAGCGCCATCAACAACTAGTGCTTCATCAGCTATTGTCGCCGTGCCTCGTAGAAAGGCGGTTGCTGACAGTTGGGAGGACGAAGCGGAAGGAaacgaagaagaggaagagactTCTAAGTTAGTGGAATCAAAAtccaagaagaaagagaatgaCCTAGAAGATTGGAGACGAGCTCGGGATGAAGTTTCCATGTCTGCAATTGGTGGGAAAGACGAGAGAATTCTCAATGTGCTAAAGAGCTTCAAGTTATTGCAGACGGAATTCAACCAAAAGTTCAAAGAAATGTGGGCATGA
- a CDS encoding uncharacterized protein (SECRETED:SignalP(1-20)~EggNog:ENOG410PP89), with the protein MMFLKSVLALAVASVATVQAAPVNEERAAPSPVPSPLSAVPAWQARHGLTSKKYQSTFDDLLSQGYRLTYASGYTDNDSPRYAGIWKKVSTTAWQATHGQSGAQFDKTFYKLRDQGYHPVVLNGYTVNGDDKYVSIWDKSKTGPWEARREMSQAGLQKVFNELKSKGYRMVHVSGYAVGKEARFAGIWEKRESVAWEVRIGLTSSQYQTKTEEMKAKGFRPVQVNGYAVNGKTYYAAIWEKDNSVAWQARHGLTSKRYQEEFDKLNKQGYTPIVVSGYPSGDAVRYAAIWEKK; encoded by the coding sequence ATGATGTTTCTTAAGTCCGTTCTCGCCCTAGCGGTCGCTTCAGTCGCGACTGTCCAGGCGGCCCCGGTGAACGAGGAACGTGCAGCTCCTTCTCCTGTCCCTTCCCCGCTCTCTGCTGTCCCAGCCTGGCAGGCTCGTCATGGCCTTACCTCTAAAAAGTATCAGAGCACTTTCGACGACCTCCTTTCTCAAGGCTATCGCCTTACCTATGCCAGCGGATACACCGACAACGACAGTCCTCGATATGCGGGTATCTGGAAGAAGGTATCCACCACTGCATGGCAAGCAACCCATGGCCAGAGCGGCGCTCAATTCGATAAAACCTTCTATAAGCTTCGGGACCAAGGCTATCACCCCGTTGTTTTGAACGGCTACACTGTCAATGGAGATGACAAATATGTATCTATTTGGGATAAATCTAAGACTGGACCATGGGAAGCACGGCGTGAAATGAGCCAGGCGGGCCTCCAAAAGGTCTTCAATGAGTTGAAGAGTAAGGGTTACCGTATGGTTCATGTTAGCGGATATGCTGTTGGCAAAGAGGCTCGATTTGCTGGTATTTGGGAAAAACGGGAATCTGTCGCATGGGAAGTTCGCATTGGACTCACTAGCTCGCAATACCAAACCAAGACGGAGGAAATGAAGGCGAAGGGATTCCGACCTGTCCAGGTCAATGGTTATGCCGTCAACGGAAAAACCTATTATGCTGCTATCTGGGAGAAGGACAACAGTGTTGCCTGGCAGGCAAGACACGGCTTGACTTCCAAGAGATATCAGGAGgagtttgataagctgaaCAAGCAGGGATATACGCCCATCGTTGTCAGCGGCTATCCTTCCGGAGACGCGGTGAGATACGCAGCTATCTGGGAGAAGAAATGA
- a CDS encoding uncharacterized protein (EggNog:ENOG410PXXY~COG:E), which translates to MSGLPSIRHATKQDVPTILAFIKAGASDTNSLDLVKATESTLEQTLIFEGPSDQAASQSPRPGYARVILLIAPEGETAGMAVYYYNYSTWRAEPGVLLEELYVRPEYRRRGYARQLIRELAKESKRINGSKVEWVCLRNNAPALKLYESLGAIRKEDWVTLWIYGDALDKLVGEE; encoded by the exons ATGTCGGGCCTGCCGAGTATTCGCCACGCAACGAAACAAG ATGTTCCCACCATCCTAGCATTCATCAAAGCAGGCGCCTCGGACACCAACTCTCTGGACCTCGTCAAGGCCACGGAATCCACCCTCGAGCAGACACTCATCTTCGAAGGACCGTCGGACCAAGCGGCCTCACAATCTCCTAGGCCAGGATACGCGAGGGTTATTCTCCTCATCGCTCCCGAAGGCGAAACTGCTGGCATGGCGGTGTATTACTATAACTACTCCACCTGGCGTGCAGAACCAGGAGTGCTCCTAGAAGAGCTCTATGTGAGACCAGAGTATCGACGGAGAGGCTATGCTAGACAATTGATCAGAGAATTAGCCAAGGAATCAAAAAGAATCAATGGTTCGAAAGTGGAGTGGGTATGTCTGCGGAATAATGCACCGGCCCTGAAATTGTATGAGAGTCTGGGAGCGATCCGCAAGGAGGATTGGGTGACACTTTGGATATATGGGGATGCGCTAGATAAACTGGTAGGGGAAGAATAA
- a CDS encoding uncharacterized protein (EggNog:ENOG410PJGW~COG:P~TransMembrane:10 (i98-120o126-145i305-323o335-359i724-746o752-770i791-815o835-853i865-884o896-921i)): protein MRFLLRRLSKWPGGQKVEPENRQNVNRTTHANWWHMPLAKDSTSPSILRAFASIPPDSALGYMQSCRQGLSQAEADARLKIAGPNVLSSKNPPPWWKLLLLILPNPFTILLVFLAIISVATPQPDWKTFVILMVMILISSAVRFWQEYRSSIAVIKLQSSVSADTKVRRQCPTSGKFLDGTQTSESTIHVKDIVPGDIVIIRPGLTVPADCLILEASSLYISQSTLTGENEPLRKTPNLQPAKFEKDDPRFFELENVAFMGTSVISGSGLGLVLRTGDDSFIATIMKQLNKKRPVNSFQRGIRNVTYMLIGFMLTMVPIVLGISGKTTGNWGNAALFSLSVAVGLVPEMLPAIVNTNLAKGAFSLSKKKTIVKRLDSIQNLGGMSILCSDKTGTLTKDEITLSDYLDCSGVRNRGVFQLAFINAKCQEIQGTSIDSAIINFQSREPMQIPPYEAVSEIAFTFERRRSSCIIRGPTKKLKLVCKGAYEEVLALCTSVRDGAKTLSLCAEWHKKLAAQAERLSSDGFRVILVATREVKDSEMGNEDFIEDDLESSLTLEGFLTFLDPPKEDAAASIQRLQRLGVDVRILTGDNMPIALRLCQLLNLVSYVSEGDAQAITGPELARLEGTDQFHDVIRTCKVFAKLSPAQKGQVILSLKANGDCVGMLGDGINDCVALRFADVGISVDSGAGVAKDCADVILTEKGLNIIVDAVTMGRVTYGNTIKYIKMVASSNFGNVFSILIASAWLPFEPMTSLQLLIQNLLYDISQIAIPWDRMDEEYLQEPKKWDAIDLLRFIIVLGPTSSTIDVLTFCLGWFYYNIRTADDPEAVKLFRTHWFLQGLLTQTIIVHLLRTAKIPIIQSRAARAMVASTTIIMAVGFVLPYIPLFQAALRFVNPAATFVGFLAAELLLYCLEVQLVKVIYKRIFKTWL, encoded by the exons ATGCGCTTCCTTCTAAGACGCTTGAGCAAATGGCCTGGAGGTCAGAAAGTCGAACCAGAAAACCGACAAAATG TTAATAGGACCACCCACGCCAATTGGTGGCACATGCCTCTCGCGAAAGACTCGACATCTCCTTCGATCCTGCGAGCATTTGCCTCCATTCCTCCAGATTCTGCCCTTGGGTATATGCAATCATGCCGGCAAGGTCTCAGCCAAGCTGAAGCCGACGCACGCCTAAAAATCGCTGGTCCCAATGTTCTCAGTTCTAAAAATCCTCCGCCGTGGTGGAAGTTACTACTTCTAATTCTGCCCAATCCGTTTACCATTCTGCTGGTATTTTTAGCAATCATCAGCGTCGCGACGCCTCAGCCGGACTGG AAAACTTTCGTTATACTTATGGTGATGATCTTGATATCCTCTGCTGTACGCTTCTGGCAAGAATATCGTAGTAGCATCGCAGTCATCAAGCTCCAGTCTTCGGTCAGCGCAGACACAAAGGTTCGGCGACAATGCCCAACTTCGGGCAAATTCTTGGATGGCACGCAGACTTCAGAGTCCACAATTCATGTCAAAGATATTGTGCCGGGGGACATTGTCATCATCCGGCCCGGTCTCACTGTGCCTGCCGACTGTTTAATATTGGAGGCGTCATCCCTATACATCAGCCAGTCAACGTTGACTGGGGAAAATGAGCCGTTGCGCAAGACTCCTAATCTGCAGCCTGCGAAATTTGAAAAGGACGATCCCAGGTTCTTCGAACTTGAGAATGTCGCCTTCATGGGGACGAGCGTCATTTCTGGCAGTGGGCTAGGCTTGGTGTTGAGAACTGGTGATG ATTCGTTCATTGCGACAATAATGAAGCAACTGAACAAGAAGCGGCCTGTGAATTCCTTCCAACGAGGGATCCGGAACGTGACCTACATGTTAATTGGGTTCATGCTCACGATGGTGCCGATT GTTTTGGGAATTTCCGGAAAGACAACTGGAAACTGGGGAAATGCGGCCTTATTCAGCTTGAGTGTTGCAGTAGGGCTTGTCCCCGAAATGCTTCCGGCCATTGTGAACACAAACCTCGCGAAGGGAGCTTTCAGTCTTTCCAAGAAAAAGACCATCGTTAAGCGTCTCGACTCAATCCAGAACCTGGGAGGAATGTCAATTCTGTGTAGCGATAAG ACTGGGACACTGACAAAGGACGAAATCACGCTTTCTGACTATCTCGATTGCTCAGGTGTGAGGAACCGGGGAGTATTCCAATTAGCCTTTATCAACGCCAAGTGTCAAGAAATTCAAGGGACAAGCATTGACTCTGCCATTATCAACTTCCAATCGCGAGAGCCAATGCAGATACCGCCTTACGAGGCGGTTTCCGAGATTGCTTTCACCTTTGAAAGACGGCGATCAAGCTGCATTATTCGAGGACCAACCAAGAAACTCAAATTGGTCTGTAAAGGAGCATACGAGGAAGTGCTAGCTCTTTGTACGTCTGTTCGTGATGGGGCTAAGACTTTGAGCTTATGTGCAGAATGGCACAAAAAGCTTGCCGCCCAGGCTGAACGCCTCAGCTCTGATGGGTTTAGAGTGATTCTGGTGGCCACTAGGGAAGTTAAAGATTCCGAGATGGGCAACGAAGATTTCATTGAAGATGACCTAGAATCCAGCCTAACTTTGGAAGGTTTCCTGACATTCCTCGACCCACCAAAAGAAGATGCCGCAGCTTCAATTCAACGGCTGCAAAGATTGGGAGTAGATGTCAGGATTCTCACTGGTGACAACATGCCAATCGCTCTGAGGCTCTGCCAATTGCTAAACCTCGTCAGTTACGTCAGCGAAGGAGACGCTCAGGCCATAACGGGACCGGAATTGGCGAGGTTAGAAGGAACAGACCAATTCCACGATGTGATCAGAACATGCAAAGTATTCGCGAAGCTAAGTCCGGCTCAAAAGGGGCAAGTCATTTTGAGCTTAAAGGCGAATGGAGATTGCGTCGGAATGCTCGGTGACGGGATTAATGACTGTGTTGCATTGAGATTCGCGGACGTTGGAATTTCTGTTGATTCAGGAGCAGGGGTTGCGAAAGACTGCGCCGACG TAATCCTCACCGAAAAGGGCCTCAACATAATCGTGGATGCTGTGACCATGGGTAGAGTGACCTACGGGAACACAATCAAGTATATCAAG ATGGTTGCCTCGTCCAACTTCGGCAATGTCTTCAGTATCCTCATTGCCAGCGCATGGCTTCCATTTGAACCG ATGACGAGCTTGCAGCTTCTTATCCAAAATTTGCTCTATGATATCAGTCAGATCGCAATTCCCTGGGATCGAATGGACGAAGAGTACTTGCAAGAGCCCAAAAAATGGGACGCCATTG ACTTGCTCCGATTCATCATCGTCCTTGGGCCAACGAGCTCCACCATCGACGTGTTGACGTTCTGCCTTGGGTGGTTCTACTACAACATTCGCACCGCCGACGATCCGGAGGCTGTAAAGCTATTCCGCACTCACTGGTTCCTGCAAGG TCTTCTCACGCAAACCATAATTGTCCATCTTTTGCGAACTGCTAAAATTCCTATCATTCAAAGCCGCGCGGCTCGGGCCATGGTGGCATCCACGACTATAATCATGGCGGTTGGTTTTGTTCTCCCGTATATTCCGCTATTCCAGGCCGCCCTTCGGTTTGTCAACCCGGCAGCAACTTTTGTAGGATTCCTCGCCGCGGAGCTACTGTTGTACTGCCTTGAGGTACAACTAGTGAAAGTGATATATAAACGGATTTTCAAAACATGGCTATAA
- a CDS encoding uncharacterized protein (EggNog:ENOG410PY7Z) yields MGNFTKKLLWTVEVVISRPADLRKFFKPTVARGKTVWPKNPADLLRYGVRWDYDGITKHNGVDCHRYQLQPNAGKIPSTIKEWRDKNGGTHAVITVMHIPVDTEPDTEIFESSAKEALDNMK; encoded by the coding sequence ATGGGAAATTTTACGAAGAAACTCCTCTGGACTGTCGAAGTCGTCATCTCTAGACCCGCTGATCTCCGAAAGTTCTTCAAACCCACCGTTGCTAGGGGCAAGACCGTTTGGCCCAAGAACCCCGCCGATCTCCTTCGTTACGGTGTCAGATGGGACTACGACGGCATCACCAAGCATAATGGTGTCGATTGCCATCGCTACCAGCTCCAGCCAAACGCTGGCAAAATCCCGAGCACGATCAAAGAGTGGCGTGATAAGAATGGCGGTACCCATGCTGTGATTACGGTGATGCATATCCCGGTTGACACCGAACCCGACACTGAAATCTTCGAGTCTTCAGCAAAAGAAGCCCTCGACAATATGAAATAA